A stretch of candidate division WOR-3 bacterium DNA encodes these proteins:
- a CDS encoding complex I subunit 1 family protein gives MKLLFYYLIFPGFVFSSFIGLIISWLDRKISARIQWREGPPWFQGFADIGKLLYKEVIIPKEASSLGFVLGPLFALASVCLGVTILLTGYFKLSEGFIGDIIVVWYLFTIPSIAIIYIGSLSGNPLSSVGVSREIKLLLSYELPMVILIVMITSKVRGFSIKSIMDWQIINGPNLFNWYGIIGFIVSVICIQAKLGRVPFDLPEAETELGSGILLELSGSLLALYELSKAIMLFGLPMFLVILFWGRGILGGILLYLLIVFLLILIKNTNPRLRIDQVMRYFWGWLTGASILAGILAYLGV, from the coding sequence ATGAAGCTTTTATTTTATTATCTAATATTTCCTGGATTTGTTTTCTCCTCTTTTATTGGGTTAATTATAAGCTGGCTTGATAGGAAAATATCTGCGAGGATTCAATGGAGGGAAGGTCCTCCATGGTTTCAGGGTTTTGCAGATATTGGAAAGTTACTTTATAAAGAAGTGATAATCCCAAAAGAGGCTTCTAGTTTAGGATTTGTTTTGGGTCCTCTTTTTGCACTTGCTAGTGTTTGTCTTGGGGTCACAATCCTTCTTACAGGGTATTTTAAGCTGAGTGAAGGTTTTATTGGAGACATTATTGTGGTTTGGTATTTGTTTACTATTCCTTCAATAGCTATTATTTACATAGGATCGCTCTCTGGAAATCCATTAAGTTCTGTTGGAGTTTCAAGAGAAATAAAGCTTCTTTTATCTTATGAACTTCCTATGGTTATTTTGATTGTTATGATTACTTCAAAAGTTAGAGGATTTTCTATTAAATCCATTATGGACTGGCAAATTATTAATGGACCTAATTTATTTAATTGGTATGGAATAATAGGTTTTATTGTTTCTGTTATATGCATTCAAGCGAAGTTAGGGAGAGTTCCTTTTGACTTACCTGAAGCAGAAACGGAGCTTGGATCTGGTATTCTTCTTGAACTCTCTGGGAGTCTTTTGGCTCTTTATGAATTGAGTAAAGCAATAATGCTTTTTGGATTACCTATGTTTTTAGTAATTCTTTTCTGGGGAAGAGGAATTTTAGGTGGAATCCTTTTATACTTACTCATTGTGTTTTTATTGATTCTTATTAAAAATACGAATCCTAGACTCCGGATTGATCAGGTTATGAGATATTTCTGGGG
- a CDS encoding 4Fe-4S dicluster domain-containing protein: MNEGKENQKGKRVVLDVDRCISCHACDVACYESHSERFCLSRAGFDVIIDLPIHCKHCSDPACVQVCPVEALERREDGIIYHNTFRCIGCLSCTIACPFGVLEVKRVRHVVSKCDLCYDMLEEGEEPRCVQTCTSGALSFEEMSYEDQKEINRVESRIKARPWRRL; this comes from the coding sequence ATGAATGAAGGTAAAGAAAATCAGAAAGGGAAGAGAGTTGTTCTTGATGTAGATAGATGCATTTCTTGCCATGCTTGTGATGTTGCTTGTTATGAGAGTCATTCAGAGAGATTTTGCCTTTCTCGAGCTGGGTTTGACGTTATAATTGATCTCCCTATTCATTGTAAGCATTGTTCGGATCCTGCTTGTGTTCAGGTTTGCCCTGTAGAAGCTTTAGAGAGAAGAGAAGATGGTATCATTTATCATAATACTTTTAGATGCATTGGATGTCTTTCTTGCACAATTGCTTGCCCTTTTGGTGTTTTGGAAGTTAAAAGAGTTCGGCACGTTGTTTCTAAATGTGATCTTTGTTATGATATGTTAGAAGAAGGGGAGGAACCAAGATGCGTTCAGACTTGCACAAGTGGGGCTCTTTCTTTTGAAGAAATGAGTTATGAGGATCAGAAAGAAATAAATAGGGTAGAATCAAGAATTAAAGCAAGACCTTGGAGACGATTATGA